The Biomphalaria glabrata chromosome 6, xgBioGlab47.1, whole genome shotgun sequence genomic interval ggccgcATCAATGAATAGGAACAaataaacgaaatgaaattagcttgaaactatttgattggCAACCCGTAGATCtagtaaataatataatataaataatgggatatttgaagaTTGTGATGAACAACAGACCAATATGTCATACAAAAACACCTGGTCAGACAGCACGGCCACACCAGGTTTGCAAAGACCTTTCTGCTGGGAACATTATATATCATCAATCAAGGCAGACAAAACATAAAGCCTAAAGGTGAAAAGACTAAATCAAAAAATGGACAGTCTTGTCAAGATACAGATGAAAGCAGACAGCTCAAAGATTAAAACAGTACAACAGAAAGTGTCTGTATTTATAACAAAAgatttgtaattgaaatagGATCACTTTAACAAGTCTTAAAGGGAAAATTTAAGGTTTAATGctgtaaaaaatgaaaaggGAAAGTAAATTAGGATGATGAAATGCAAGAgttaatttctaaaaaaataaatttcagtaTAATCACAATTATAATATGAATTATATAGGAGCTAGTGAAGAAGATTGCAGAAGTTATATTGGTCAAATTAAGCATGAAACAGTTGATGCATAAAATAAGATTACTAAAATGTTTTATGCATATAGGagaaaaacaatatttgtgtgaattgattaaaataattttgatagCAGGAAGAAAAATGGAGTTTGCAAAGAATGTtcagtaaaaaacaaatttaacatGTTGAAATTTAAGTGTCATGACAATGGAGATAAAAGTGAACAAAATAGTGAAAGTTACAAAGTGCAAGTTAACTGTATCAacttaaatgtatataaataattatatttaaaatttaagcatCTAAATAATGTTTGATAATGGAGACTAGACAAAAAGTAGGGGTTTATTGTGCCTTTATTGCTAAAGATcagattaaattttaaaataatttacataaGCATTACCATATTTAAGAATCTTTCTTGTTTTCTGTAAATCTgtttaaatgcattaaatagTATTTTGTTGTGACAGAGAAATGCAataaataagaatttaaaatcgAAATGAGTAAACTGGTTTTTATTAAAAACTGAAGAAAATTTCTATATATCAAGTATGTCAAAGTGTTGCAAGCATCTAATTAATGATTAAGATGtttaaaataggcctactcaatATTGCATTTCATTATAAAGGAAACATCATGCAATAAATTTGATCGTAAAGGAAACATAATAATGCatgtttaaatgtttatgtACATCTAGTATGCATCATGTTTCAACcatctaatatttgatatgcgtttcaaccatctaatatttgatatgctTTGTGGCAAAAAATATCATTCAATTAGAAAAGAAACAATGCAATAAATAGGAGATAAAATCAAAGTAGAAGTTGATAGTGTCATTCCTAATCAATAGCCACCAAGCCCATAGCCAATTTAAGCAACATCTCAAATtactaagcaaaaaaaaaaagggaggggggtaactcttgaaacacaaatagaACGACTtcacccaccatttacttaagagcaaaacaatttcaaggaaaaccaagaaaataatatacaaaaccataataagatcagcagcaatgtatggaagtgagacctgaaCACtaacaaagacatctgaaaatttacttaacacttgggaaagaaaaattcttaggaaaatctatggtgccatacaggatgaaacagggtggaggacacgcactaaccacgAGAtctatcaattgtatgaagacccgccaatagtgaacgaaatataaaaaaacagaccacgttgggcaggtcaccttgaaagattGTCAGATAgcagaggagcgaaaattgtatacatgcaaaaaccaaaaggcaggcgacccaaaggcagaccccgaatgcgatggatagatgacgtggaagcagatctgaagcagcttggggttagggcgtggagacaaaaggcccaggagagatctgaatggaaggatgtgttaaagcaggccagagccctccatgggctgtagcgccactgggatggatggatggatagaatttttgttgttttttttttgttgatgtttttttttttttttttgcgaattgttctagagaaacaaaatttattgtaacctggattctgttttttttttttacaatacctctatttattTAATTCGTAGGCTTAcccgagaggccaagtgcgcttgaacttggctaggcttggctacctagaagggggctcgaggttcgacacccgactcgagcagagttgtctttactgagcgcctaaaggcagcacagaaaaccaactcatagataccccctcccccccccccccccccaccggtccacaaatgagattggaccaaaagcgctctgagcatgctataagcatgaaagtagcgctatataaaagctataataataataataacttctCTGTGGGTGGATGAAACCTGGGTGGAAACTAGTCTCGAAAActgctctaatgattttcccaGAAGTTTGACAGTTGCTGTGTATCgctgggaaaagaattactagctcgttggccataCTGGGGAAACTCTTAGCTTGActtgtttaataataaatttattttcagaaattgtgcgcatcgtcttctaaagGCTTGTCATAGGAGTATTATAAAGCCTAGTAGATATATACATTcgccaggattctttctcgggcgAGTAGGATGAGGcgggttaaaaaaaatgttccttttctTTAAACAGTCTCTATTCAGCTCGTAACTTCGTGGTACCTGAAACCATCTGGTTACGTGGAATCTGGAAAGGATCTCGAAatctgtcaaatttctaggaaaatcgttagaaccaTTTTGCCCTAGCTGACATAGAGGAGAGcatctggttgcatgcggcttcagaacgagacagctggaggtcactcacagaGGCCGCGGAATTCatatttgaaaccaaaagaaaatccgctgccgaggacagacgcagacggcgaaaagaaaatcataaTCGAATACCggcgaacaatggttatgcttgccctgtatgtggcaaaatatgaaggtcacagctggggctgcgtagccacgggaaatactgattcctcattaatcttcggactcgaagacaagccgtATTGTTCTCCGCCTTCTAGTATTCGGTACATTTCATTAATACAtaaaaaatggctgaaaagaaaaaacaaacattaataaatactttaaaaaaaaaagacaatgtctCCTTTATACATCTTAAGCGATAATTTTGCTCTTAatactaatgaatgatagattttaaagaaataaaaaaaggaatattgTTCACCCTGCCCCCATCCCTTTTTAATGAAAGGCCCGGAACTTAGGACTTGGTGTTTTCAGTATATCTTTGAACAAGGAAGGAAATGATAATTGCTCAAGTGGTTACTGTGCAGAGCAATATAAATCTAGAAACGTCTTCATAAAATACGATCCTAAGATGAAAAATAttgcattattttctttgagtGTGCACTGTGATTTTTTGTGAATTTGAAAATGGCAACATTTCTCAAAGTTCTTGCTTTCTTTATATGTACCATTCTTGGTCATCAATGTTCTGACATAACAAGTGATTCAACGAACATAACAGGTGATTCAACGAATAATACACTCTATGTCAGAGAATCTATTCTGTCTAGAAGAAAAGGTTTGTATTTGGTTAAGGGTTATAGTTACATAAACTATTTTCTCAAATGACGCCATGTTtttaagtctaaaaaaaaacaaaacataaaaatggcATAAGCTCTCTCTCTTAATGCAATCATAGAAGTATATATTATGATGCAGTCAgtgattcgtttttttttccctgaaagTATTAATAAGTGTCAAAGTAACTGTTTAAGGGATTCGTTTACAAGTTGTTCTTTCGTCGAAATTTCCTTAATCGATATAGTGTCTATAACACGATTTGGTTCAAATTCCTTCATAACGTTTCTCCCATTTTCTTCAACTGCAGTATTAACGACAACCTCATTttagtgtgtatatatatatatatatatatatatatatatatatatatatatatatatatatatatatatatagtttgtggTTACACACAATTTTCGTATGTTTCCGCAGGCCGCACAAAATGCTCTGGCGGGCCGTTATTTACCACCTCTGGCTTAAATGATTTATCTATCAGTACTTCTATAATTTACAGATTGAAAACGTGTATCATGCGGGGCAATTCTTATACTCTAGCATGTAACGGGTATTCCAAAGAAGTGTGTGCTTTGTTTAAACTGATGTATTTACTGGACTTTCAATTgaggaatgaaagaaaaagtcgGAGAGGGCTTCAAAAGCATTGTGCGATGTTATTATAACACTGGCTATTGCAAcgaataatgataataataaaagattCAAGTCAAACTATATATGGTATTATGCGCCTTTGGCATTCATTGGCCCTAAGAAGTGtgtggtttgtttgtttctgtCTGTGTAGGATCAGCTGTTCTATTAGAAGATACTAGTCGTATTTATTTGAGTTGTggtctttttattattattattattttaaaacctgagaatagttgttttttttttttaattattattattaagtttcGGACGTTCCAAATTATTGaggaaggcgcggtggctgagcggtaaaacacTTGACTTGAAGGTCcatggttcgaatctcgttgaaggctgtgaattttaatttcgggatccttgggcacctctgagttcaccacctctaatgggtacctgacaagagttggggaaaaagtaaagtacggttggtcgttgtgctgtcctcGTAAGACAGGTGACCTTTACGTTATatgccatatagaccacaatCAAGGGGAACTTTGCTTTACTTCATTATTGAAGATCATTGTAgacattgtaggcctacatgagaGAAGGCAGCATTAGCTCGATATCTCGTTATTTTGAAATACCGCACCTCCAGGCAGCTATCCCTTTGAGCAATGTCAGgtcaaaagtgtgtacacgtcacttctcccacacccattctcggattgatacgaacaagggaaactaattcttcagtattcacagatatggctaaaatttgttgggtttagtccccttaaataattgtttaacgcTGTTTCTCCCTCTcgtattctccgatcaagttgatactttaaacaataatttaatgtacctgacaaaacataaattaataaacaaaaatactcattcAATTAATTCTTGGTAATtagtaattttgtttgaaatcgaataagggaaatagcttatACATTTTTGATAGTATGGTTTAATGGCTAGTTCTACCCCTTTGGGTAAgattaaaaaaggatttttttaaaataattttcttgttatcaaaTTTATTATGGTTACATATTTTCCCAGTAATCTTCGAGGCAAGACAATACATAGCTATGTTAGATGAACCATATTTGACAATGAAAcatttaatatattcatatttttataGGCCTAACCAAATATTATAACATTTACTTTTAAACAGGTACATTGGAGCAGAACAAAAATATACACGGAGAGGAGCGATTGAAGAATGTAATTTTACGAGACAAAAATATGTCTGTCAGTGATGATTCTGTGTGCAAGATACATGAGCTTACTGTTGACTGTTCAAAGcgacttttaaaagaaataaattcttCATGGTTTCCTGATAGCACGGATGTCATCTTTCTGAATGACAATCTTCTCACTCGATTAGCCAATTCAACATTTTCACACTTGATTCATTTAACTTACTTAGATCTCTCAAACAATGAGATTTCTCAAATCGATCTTCTTGCATTTGACAGTTTGACCAGCTTAAGATATTTAAGCCTACGTTATAATGTAATTTCTTTCAAAGCGGTGTCGCCtaacattttaaaacctttAAATAACTTACAGCAGTTGGATCTAATACAACAACCTATTGCAGAAAAATGTGATGTTCCTGTATGGATTTTTCAATCATTAAATCAGTTACGCAGCCTGGCTGTTGGTACAAATAGTTCTATTCTCTACTTTGGGTCGGAGTTTCTGAACTTTAAAAATCTGGCAACGTTAGAGATTACAGGGTCAACCCAATACGTCACCGAGGCATCGTTTAAGAATGTTAATAAACTAAAAGAACTGGTCATAAGAGACATGCTAATTAAATATGTTGATGATAAAGTATTTGTGCAATTAAAAAGCCTAACTGTTCTCAAAATGCACTTTGTTGTCATAGATTTGCAAAGGGTTTTAGCTTTGCTGTGGCCGTTTACGGGAAGAGAAATGTCTTTGATTCTTTTTCAAGGCATCACAACCACTCTTGCAATACCTGATCCTACGAAAAACGGCTTTCTCACTAAAAAAGACTTTATGTATTTAACAGACATCTGTTTAAACACGTTTACAATGATAGAGTGTAACATCTATTACATAACAGCTGATGCCTTTAGAAACAGAACTACATGGGATCGTTGTCTGCGTAATGTCTATATATCAGGCAACCCTTTAATCGGAAGTACTGTGGCTTTGTTTCCACTAGCTCTGCTTCAGAACTTAACAACAGCCGTTGTTGGTAACACAATGAGATCTTGCCAGTCCTTTTCTCCATTCCCGAATGTCAATTTTAAGGAAaactatttctttcaaaatatttccCTCGTTGGTTTGTCTGATTTTCAAAGGAAATTTGAAAAAGACTTTAAAGTTACTGaagcaaataaatatttacgagaaaaaaacaataatggaAATCTAACATTTGACACACTAGatggtataatatatatatatgtctctaAGAATTTATTAAGTTGGGTTTCACAACGATTGCTGCCTGATGTTACATTACAACAAGATATTACGTTTCGAGGCGCTGATAACATGCAATATTTAGATATATCAGATAGCGGATTTCACACTTTTACTGGCCATATTCGTGGTTTATCATCAGTGAAAACTGCAATCATTTCAGGGAATGACCTTTCGTTTCTTTCGGAGTACTTTTTAGATCCATTTTCTGGCTTAGAAAACTTGGTTGTCTCTAAATGTCAGctgaatagaattttttttgctCTGAAAAGTGATCGTGTGTTTCAGAATACTACAAAACTAAAAGAACTCGACCCCTCTGAGAATTATCTCAATGCTTTAAGCAAGGGAATGTACTCTAGAAATTCAGGACTAATCTATTTAGGCTTATCTGACAATCAGTTTAAAGATATTCCGTTTGATTTCAAATTTACTCCAAATCTtaaaattttagattttagcAATAATATTATCACTACCCTCACAGCGGAAACTACTAAAGCCCTTGATGTTTTACATGAAAAGAACGGAGGGTTTGAACTCAAACTGAGTGGAAACATTCTTTCGTGTGGTTGTCGTGATTTACCTTTTCTTCACTGGTTGAATTCAACTTTAGTTAGATTAGACAACAATAGAAACTACACCTGCATGAGCAAGGATGGTGAAAGGACAAACACATTGGCGTTCTCTGATCTGGAATCTCTCTGGAGACAATGTTGGGGCGAATTCTTCTTCTACATTGCAATAATTACATTATGTCTTTATGTTATTGGCGTAGTCTTAATTTTTCTGATgttaaagaataaaacatttctcgTTTCATATTTCTTACAACTTTTTGGCAATTTCAAACTTCACACCAGATTGGACTACAAGACAGATGTTTATATTGGTTATTCAGATGAAGACTATCGATTTCCTTGCATGGAATTACGCGAGCATCTAGAAAGAAATTTAAGATTGAGCACATTTATACTTGACAGGGATCTATTGGCTTCTTTGGACAAAGCCAGTGGTATCGTGGATGCAATCAACTCTTGCTGGAGAGTTTTACTTGTCTGTAGTAAGAGCTTCTTAAAAGACGAGGCCTGGTCAATGTTTACTATCAGGTCAGCTATGTACGCGCAAAGTCCAGATAACCCTGCAAGAATAGTTATAATGGTTCATAAGAGTTGTCTTTCCCTGCTACCAAAGGAACTTCTGAGTGTCGTCAACgatgaaaatattattattgtgcCAGAGTGGAAAATAAACTACACTATGAGTGAAACATTGCGAACTCGATTGTCGGCATAATTTTTATGTCTCTAAAAGTTATGCCtgacagtttgttttttttaaaaagcaactaTTCAAATTAAATGGAAAACTTATATACATAACTAGCCGGATGTTACCCGCAGTCTGCGGActttagtttgtgtattacaaatctagtggattggatttaaatctatgtcaaacttagctaatgttccTTTCAAATTGCGAAAACGGGTTGACTCGATTTGTCAAAAAgtttctttatttaataaagataaatttaGCTATTTTGTTTTGTCGGTGAACCATAATTAACACCAAACagttaaatgaaaaatgtcTTGTACACCAAACAAAACTCGTAAAAGACTTCTAAAAAGCTATTGGCCAGGTTTGGCATGATGGATCAATAAAAGAGTTTATGTTTGGCATGATGGATCAATAAAAGAGTTTATGTTTGGCATGATGgatcaatacaagagtttatGTTTGGCATGATGgatcaatacaagagtttaagTTTGGCTTGATGgatcaatacaagagtttaagTTTGGCATGATGgatcaatacaagagtttatGTTTGGCATGATGgatcaatacaagagtttaagTTTGGCATGATAgatcaatacaagagtttatGGTTGGCATGATGGATCAATAAAAGAGTTTAAGTTTGGCATGATGgatcaatacaagagtttaagTTTGGCATGATGgatcaatacaagagtttatGTTTGGCATGATGgatcaatacaagagtttaagTTTTGCAAGATGgatcaatacaagagtttaagTTTGGCATGATGgatcaatacaagagtttaagTTTGGCAAGATGGATCAGTACAAGAGTTTAAGTTTGGCATGATGGATCAATAAAAGAGTTTAAGTTTGGCATGATAgatcaatacaagagtttatGGTTGGCATGATGGATCAATAAAAGAGTTTAAGTTTGGCATGATGGATCAATAAAAGAGTTTAAGTTTGGCATGATGgatcaatacaagagtttaagTTTGGCATGATGgatcaatacaagagtttaagTTTGGCATGATGGATCAATAAGAGAGCTTAAGATTGGCATGATGgatcaatacaagagtttaagTTTGGCATGATGGATCAATAAGAGAGCTTAAGATTGGCATGATGGATCAATAAAAGAGTTTAAGTTTGGCATGATCAATAAAAGAGATTATGTTTGGCATGATGgatcaatacaagagtttatGTTTGGCATGATGgatcaatacaagagtttaagTTTGGCATGATGGATCAATACAAAAGTTTATGTTTGGCATGATGGATCGATAAGAGAGCTTAAGATTGGCATGATGGATCAATAAAATAGTTTAAGTTTGGCATGATGGATCAATAAAAGAGTTTATGTTTGGCATGATGgatcaatacaagagtttaagTTTTGCATGATGGATCAATAAAAGAGTTTATGTTTGGCATGATGtatcaatacaagagtttaagTTTGGCATGATGGATCAATAAAAGAGCTTATGTTTGGCATGATGGATCAATAAAAGAGTTTATGttacaaaatagcgccgacataatggcgcgaacaaaatagcgcccacaaaatagcgcggacaaaatagcgcggacaaaatagcgcgaacaaaatagcgccgacaaaataccgcagaagtttttttttaaaatcattttgcaAGAAATTAATACTTTAGATAGGCCtatcgtaaaatatgaatagagccaatttttttttaaatttaatgttctGTCATTTTTCAAGAAACACTATAGatgtcttaaaataaaaatatgcaaaaTTATGCAAGAATAAGCTTacatgaataatttcaaaatatatcattcatttaggcctataatcCGAAAATGCACTTGAAAACACACAATTATACTTCCACACTAGTcagattacacacacacacacacacaactttcaCAAAGACAAATTGTATTCAATGTCACATAGAAACTCCGTGGCTTGTTTCAGTACATTGCAATATAGCTGAAATATGTCTGTCAAGTTggaggtaggcctactttgtcttgcttgcagcattacttcgttctccagcattgtaccTCAGAATCGTCTTCTCAGGGTTCTCCTGTtctctgaggaagtgagagattaaCTTTTACACATTGATGTGATGACCGTCAATAGACAGATGAAATGCATGGTGTCATCCCTCCACTGAATTGTTTGTTCGTGGTAGATAGTCCTGTACACGATCTCTAACATTCCATAATGCTATCGGAAATCTTGGAGTCACTCTGCGGTTTTCGTGACTGGCGACTAATAGAGTTGTCCTCCCAGTAGTCATACACATTCTCTACCGGAATACtttataaatgaataaacatttaagttataaaacaataaacataTATCAACACATaccacatacatatacataaagGGTCTCATTCATTTGGGAAGCGtcgtcgagaggccaagtgcgcttgaacttggcttggcttggctacctagaagggggctcgaggttcgacacccgactcgggcagagttgtgtttactgagcgcctaaaggcagcacggaaaaccaactcctagataccccctcccccccaccggtccacaaatgagattggatcaaaagcgctttgagcatgctataagcatgaaagtagcgctatataaaagctataataataataataataatttcatgtacgaaaggggaactttactttttacttttacttcttCATTTCAGAAACGAGGCTATCTAGGTCACTTCCGTTTTGGGCTATTTCGGCTATCGCCTCCCTGATCTCAATGACTCTATGTAATATTTGCTGCTTGAAAGTTGTAGTGCCTTGGTTTTGTCCACCTCGTTTTTCACTGCTTCACATGTTATTTCGacaaatttaacatttattacctacttttttaaaaatgttttgacccTTTCTAACAATGCATTGAGTTTTAATGCAGGCCTTCACCAATCGTTCAACGACCATGGCTCAACTCATTGAAAACTTCTACATGTAGCTATAGAACTTATTAGAACCCTAGCTTGGAAGAACATTGTCGCAGTTTTAATTGATGCCTGCATACGTTTAATTAAGGGTATAAGTTCGGTATAACTGAAAGCGAACGTCACATAAGGCCTGaaaactgacctgcaacgtcgacGCAACCAGTGGAAATCAATAGatcacagaaactagaaaagcttTTGAAattccgacatcacaatatattagatctttcaaagttctggtgccatttttttttctttgttgagagcgaatcatttaattttttaaattaaatatgcaagcagttttttcattaaaaatacacttttttttttttttacaactattcactattaatagtaaaaaaaaaaacaacaacatgggaGACCACTCCACTATATGTAACTGTATCTctgtaaattttctaaaaatatttatccaaagttttgttattttcttaaaaaaaatattgtaataaatattttgttattactaaatttagagtTTTCTATTATATAAGctacttacattttaaatacaatgTTTACCTTTTGTTTCTAAAGTGAAAGAAtgtatttagtatgtatataagtcgatcataatttaaaacatcattTAATAACCAGCTGTTTCATAGTATGAAATTGAAAGGCATAAGTACAAGTATATAGTAGTTACATTTAGAGATTCAACTAGAGGAAAAGGTTTCTTCCTTGAGGCTCTGGAGAAGAACTTGACCcttttgaaaacaataatttatataaccattcaataacatcagataAGCCAGGTTCACACTGAACCGTATCTTCCCAATCATCAGTTTATTGAATACATATATAGGATGAAGAGACCTATTCGCTGTTGGCCTTTACGAGACGGTTGTCTATTTCTCTGGACACTGTGCTGCCCAGGTAGGTAAAGTGGTCAACaacgactgctgtcaatcaagacaagaacagagcggtacaaaaactcgttcgtacctcactcagTCAGACTTTATCAACGCCACAttttgatcaggaaacatgaaaaggaccaagatgccccTGTGTTTAGTCGCTggatgaactcttta includes:
- the LOC106056576 gene encoding toll-like receptor 13, translating into MATFLKVLAFFICTILGHQCSDITSDSTNITGDSTNNTLYVRESILSRRKGTLEQNKNIHGEERLKNVILRDKNMSVSDDSVCKIHELTVDCSKRLLKEINSSWFPDSTDVIFLNDNLLTRLANSTFSHLIHLTYLDLSNNEISQIDLLAFDSLTSLRYLSLRYNVISFKAVSPNILKPLNNLQQLDLIQQPIAEKCDVPVWIFQSLNQLRSLAVGTNSSILYFGSEFLNFKNLATLEITGSTQYVTEASFKNVNKLKELVIRDMLIKYVDDKVFVQLKSLTVLKMHFVVIDLQRVLALLWPFTGREMSLILFQGITTTLAIPDPTKNGFLTKKDFMYLTDICLNTFTMIECNIYYITADAFRNRTTWDRCLRNVYISGNPLIGSTVALFPLALLQNLTTAVVGNTMRSCQSFSPFPNVNFKENYFFQNISLVGLSDFQRKFEKDFKVTEANKYLREKNNNGNLTFDTLDGIIYIYVSKNLLSWVSQRLLPDVTLQQDITFRGADNMQYLDISDSGFHTFTGHIRGLSSVKTAIISGNDLSFLSEYFLDPFSGLENLVVSKCQLNRIFFALKSDRVFQNTTKLKELDPSENYLNALSKGMYSRNSGLIYLGLSDNQFKDIPFDFKFTPNLKILDFSNNIITTLTAETTKALDVLHEKNGGFELKLSGNILSCGCRDLPFLHWLNSTLVRLDNNRNYTCMSKDGERTNTLAFSDLESLWRQCWGEFFFYIAIITLCLYVIGVVLIFLMLKNKTFLVSYFLQLFGNFKLHTRLDYKTDVYIGYSDEDYRFPCMELREHLERNLRLSTFILDRDLLASLDKASGIVDAINSCWRVLLVCSKSFLKDEAWSMFTIRSAMYAQSPDNPARIVIMVHKSCLSLLPKELLSVVNDENIIIVPEWKINYTMSETLRTRLSA